The window ATAGTCTTGATCCTTAAGGAGTCTTACAAGTCCATCCACATCTCTTGTTTCTTCCAGATATTCAACATCCACATCACTATAAACCATAATACTCTCCGGAAATTTAAGACAGTCCTATATAATATCTTGTATGGTGTAGTTTATAATTATGCCTTTAATTGACTATAATATCTCCTTTAAGAGTTTTAAAAATTGAGGGTATTCTTTTATAAAACCCAACATGGACATCTTTGATATTGATTTTAAGTCTTGTGTTTTAAGAAATTTAGCTAACATATTAATTTCTTCATCGCTTAGTTGGTCTAATATTTTACGATATTTCAATGAATCTTTAAGATCTTTTCCTATTTCATTTCTCCAGCGTTTTTCATATTTTTTCAAAAAATTATCCGAATAATTTTCCTCTTCAATAGCTTTAGCAGCTACTTCACCAGCAATTCTACCACAATGGGCCGTAATGTGGATGCCTCCACCAGTAAAAGGTTCTACTTGTCCAGCAGCATCTCCTACTACCATGAGGCCATTGGTGTATGTTTTTTCAACAGGCCCTGAAACTGGAACTCCTCCAATATTTAGTTCAACTGGAGTGGCATCCAAGGAGGATGCGAATTTTTTCAGAAAATGATATGCAGTTTTTGTGTTACTCCTAATCCCCACTCCCACATTGGCCACATTTTCACCCTTGGGGAATATCCAAGCATAACCTTTGGGAGCTATTTGTTGGCCAAAATAAAATTTTAAATAATGAGGGTCTGTCTTCAAACCCACCATTTCATACTGTGCACATGAACACAGAGTATTTGGAGTTTGTTTGGTGTTCAACCCCGCCATCTGCGCTACTTGGGATTCTACTCCATCTGC is drawn from Methanobacterium sp. and contains these coding sequences:
- a CDS encoding NAD(P)/FAD-dependent oxidoreductase, which codes for MKYDVVVVGGRIGGSSASLFASKNGADVLMIEKNQEIGTPVQCAEATSSRTFQTLEIKPSPNYIRSEIKGADIYAPDGTCGHLEGGYAEGFILERKIFDKELAIQAANFGAEIMVKTKVKNLIKKENKVCGVIAKHMGNTIKIKADLVIVADGVESQVAQMAGLNTKQTPNTLCSCAQYEMVGLKTDPHYLKFYFGQQIAPKGYAWIFPKGENVANVGVGIRSNTKTAYHFLKKFASSLDATPVELNIGGVPVSGPVEKTYTNGLMVVGDAAGQVEPFTGGGIHITAHCGRIAGEVAAKAIEEENYSDNFLKKYEKRWRNEIGKDLKDSLKYRKILDQLSDEEINMLAKFLKTQDLKSISKMSMLGFIKEYPQFLKLLKEIL